Genomic segment of Glutamicibacter sp. JL.03c:
GCATGGGCTCCACCGTACAGGTGCATACCGACTGCCTCGGTTCCACCCCTTGCCGCTTCGGGCAGCGCAACTTCAAGCACTCAGCTGTTGTTGTCGGCCCAGCAAAGCTCACCGGTGCTGATATTGACGTTCCAGATCTTCGTGGCGGTTTCTCCCACCTCATTGCAGCTCTGGCTGCTGAGGGCACCAGCCGTGTGACCGGCATTGAAATCATCAACCGCGGCTACGAGCATTTCATGGACAAGCTGCAGAGCTTGGGCGCCAACGTTGAGCTGAGCAACTAGCAAAGGGGATCTTGTTCGTGGTGAAGATCCTGGCTCCGGGGGAGTCTGCAAAAACCAAGCGTGTCTTTTCTGTCCTGGCGGGAATCGTCCGTCCGGTGATGAACGGCCTGACGGGTAGAACATGGAAGGGCTTTGAAAACCTTCCGCAGGGCGGCTACATCGTCTGCCCCAATCATCTGACGGAAATTGATCCGCTAGTTGTAGGGCATGCCATTTACAGCAACGGCAGGCTTCCTCGTTGGCTGGCGAAGGAATCGCTGTTCAAGCCACCAGTGCTTGGCTGGTTCCTGCGGACCACCGGCCAGGTCCCCGTTTCGCGCAGTTCTGCAAGCGCAGGCGACTCGTTGAAGCAGGCCAAGAAGGTGCTGGACGCCGGCGGAGTCATCGTGATTTACCCCGAGGGCACGCTGACCAGGGATCCCGACCTGTGGCCCATGATCGGACGTACCGGTGCGGCGCGCTTGGCGCTGCAAACCGGTGCTCCGGTAGTGCCCATGGCACACTGGGGAGACCAGGAGCTCCTGCCAAGGTACTCCAAGAAGATGTACCTGTTCCCGCGCAAGCACGTCACCGTCTCCGTTGGAGCGCCGGTAGATCTGGATGACTTGCGGGAAGGCCCGCGCACCCGCACGGTGCTCCAAGAAGCAACGGATCGAATCATGGACGAGATCACCGCTTTGCAGGCTGAACTGCGCCACGAAGAACCACCGGCCAAGCGCTGGGATCCTTCTGAGCATGGTCAAGCCCAAACCGGCCGTAGCTTTGAAAAGCCGGACAACTAATCATCACTGGACATCACCACTTTCTAGAGGACTGACAATGACAATGCCACTTCCACGCAAGATCGCCGTGATGGGTGCCGGTAGCTGGGGTACTACGTTTGCCAAGGTCTTGGCAGACTCCGTTGCAGCTCAAGGGATTCCCGTTCAGATCTGGGCACGCCGCGATGATGCTGCCAACGAGATCAACGAACGCCACACCAACTCCCGGTATCTTCGGGAGACGAAACTGCCGGCCAACATTTCGGCTTCGTCGAATCAGCGTGAGGTGCTAGAGGGCGCTGACCTTGTCGTCCTGGCCATCCCATCGCAGTCGCTACGCCGGGAACTGGCTGTCTTCAAGAAGTACTTTGAGCCAGAAGCCGTATTGCTGTCCCTGATGAAGGGCCTGGAGCGTGGCACCGACCTTCGCATGAGCGAAGTGATTGCCGAGATTACCCAGTTCCCTGAAGACCGAATTGCCGTGCTGTCCGGTCCGAACCTTGCCATGGAGATTGCCCGGGAACAGCCCACTGCATCGGTCGTTGCTTGTGCCGACTCGGAAATTGCACAGTGGATCGCTGAGCTTTGCTCAGCATCGTACTTCCGTCCTTATACCAATGATGATGTCTTGGGTGTTGAGCTCGGTGGAATCGTCAAGAACATCATCGCGCTTGCTGTTGGCATGTGCGATGGCATGGGCATGGGCGACAACACCAAGTCCACGGTGATTACTCGTGGCCTGGCGGAGACGACCCGCCTGGTGCTCTCCTTGGGCGGGCGCTTGGACACCCTGGCTGGCCTTTCGGGACTAGGCGACCTGGTTGCCACCTGCTCCTCGTCGCTGTCACGCAACAACACCGCAGGTCGCCTGCTCGGCCAGGGGCTCTTCCTTGACGAGGTCAATGACCGCATGTCACAGACTGCCGAAGGCATCAAGTCAGCGCGGGCAGTCTTCGATCTGGCTCGCGCTCACGAAGTTGAAATGCCAATTACCGAAGCGGTGGTCATGGTGCTCGAAGGTTCGTTGAGCGTTGAGAACATGGCGGCGCGATTGCTGGCTCGCGAACTGAAATCTGAAGGAGAACAGAACTAATGGCTGACCGTAAACTTCGTGTCCTCCTGCTTTTCGGCGGACGTTCCTCGGAACATTCGGTTTCCTGCGTGACTGCCGCTGGCGTGATGCATGCGATCGACCGGGAGCGATTTGACGTCATCCCCGTTGGCATCACCCGCGACGGTGGATGGACCCTCTTGGACAAGGACCCCGAAGGGTGGGCTCTCGATTCGGGCCAGTTGCCAGAAATCGCCTCCGTTGATCACCCGGTTCAGCTATCACCCGAGCCGAATAAGACTTCGCTTCAAGCATTCGGCGGTTCAAAGATCTCGGAAATCTCCGAAATCGATGTAGTCTTCCCGCTGTTGCATGGTCCATTCGGTGAAGATGGCTCGATTCAGGGAATGCTTGAAACCGCCGGAGTTCCATATGTTGGCTCCGGTATTGCCGCTAGTGCCATGGGCATGGATAAGCACTTCATGAAAGTCGTTTTTGAAGGCGCCGGCTTCAACGTTGGCCCTTACGAAGTCATCAGCAACAAGCAATGGCTGCGAGACAGCGACGCGGCTTTGGCTCGTTGCGATCGCTTGGAGTACCCGCTGTTCGTCAAGCCTGCTCGCGCAGGTTCTTCAGTGGGTATCACCAAGGTCGATGTCCCCTCAGATCTTCGCGCTGCCGTCGAGATAGCCCGGGCAGAAGATCCCAAGGTGATTGTTGAGCAGGGGATTGTTGGCCGCGAAATCGAATGCGGTGTTCTGGAAGGTCGAGGCAGTTCTCCTGCCCGTGCTTCCTTGCCGGGCGAGATTGCCGTGGCGGATAACGGGCATACGTTCTATGACTTCGAAGCCAAATACGTGGACGGAACCGCTGCTAAGCTGAGCTGCCCTGCTGTATTGAGTGAAGAAGCCACTGCGGAAATTCGTGAATTGGCAGTCAAGGCATTTGATTCCCTGGATGCTGAAGGTCTTTCGCGTGTTGACTTCTTCTACACGCCGGAAGGCCAGTGGATTATCAATGAGATCAATACGATGCCAGGCTTTACGCCGTCAAGCATGTACCCGCAGATGTGGGATAAGACGGGTATCGACTACCGTGAACTGATTAACGAGCTCATCGCCTTGGCAACTGAACGCAATGTCGGCCTCCGCTAACCCATAGCGAGATTAAAGTCATTGGCCTGGTGCCCCGAGATCGGGGCACCAGGCCAATGACGTATGCAGCGCCAGGAGACAGGCTACAGCTTTTCTGACTTATCGACGCTCACACAAGCCTTCTGCGCAGGGATCTTGGCAGCGGCATCGGATAGTGATGCGAGTACTGTGCTTGAAGGAATGACATTCGGATCCAGCACAACTT
This window contains:
- a CDS encoding lysophospholipid acyltransferase family protein, with the protein product MVKILAPGESAKTKRVFSVLAGIVRPVMNGLTGRTWKGFENLPQGGYIVCPNHLTEIDPLVVGHAIYSNGRLPRWLAKESLFKPPVLGWFLRTTGQVPVSRSSASAGDSLKQAKKVLDAGGVIVIYPEGTLTRDPDLWPMIGRTGAARLALQTGAPVVPMAHWGDQELLPRYSKKMYLFPRKHVTVSVGAPVDLDDLREGPRTRTVLQEATDRIMDEITALQAELRHEEPPAKRWDPSEHGQAQTGRSFEKPDN
- a CDS encoding NAD(P)H-dependent glycerol-3-phosphate dehydrogenase translates to MTMPLPRKIAVMGAGSWGTTFAKVLADSVAAQGIPVQIWARRDDAANEINERHTNSRYLRETKLPANISASSNQREVLEGADLVVLAIPSQSLRRELAVFKKYFEPEAVLLSLMKGLERGTDLRMSEVIAEITQFPEDRIAVLSGPNLAMEIAREQPTASVVACADSEIAQWIAELCSASYFRPYTNDDVLGVELGGIVKNIIALAVGMCDGMGMGDNTKSTVITRGLAETTRLVLSLGGRLDTLAGLSGLGDLVATCSSSLSRNNTAGRLLGQGLFLDEVNDRMSQTAEGIKSARAVFDLARAHEVEMPITEAVVMVLEGSLSVENMAARLLARELKSEGEQN
- a CDS encoding D-alanine--D-alanine ligase family protein, which produces MADRKLRVLLLFGGRSSEHSVSCVTAAGVMHAIDRERFDVIPVGITRDGGWTLLDKDPEGWALDSGQLPEIASVDHPVQLSPEPNKTSLQAFGGSKISEISEIDVVFPLLHGPFGEDGSIQGMLETAGVPYVGSGIAASAMGMDKHFMKVVFEGAGFNVGPYEVISNKQWLRDSDAALARCDRLEYPLFVKPARAGSSVGITKVDVPSDLRAAVEIARAEDPKVIVEQGIVGREIECGVLEGRGSSPARASLPGEIAVADNGHTFYDFEAKYVDGTAAKLSCPAVLSEEATAEIRELAVKAFDSLDAEGLSRVDFFYTPEGQWIINEINTMPGFTPSSMYPQMWDKTGIDYRELINELIALATERNVGLR